The Triticum dicoccoides isolate Atlit2015 ecotype Zavitan chromosome 6A, WEW_v2.0, whole genome shotgun sequence genome has a window encoding:
- the LOC119316949 gene encoding probable bifunctional riboflavin biosynthesis protein RIBA 2, chloroplastic isoform X2, giving the protein MASIAPSSSSVAVLRRQPVRFLGGSDVSKQAKGSVSYSFPTNSRNANMKSVGLKIAASLKKNSGLPADGCLENDDTLSLKSTSVRAQDHPTTNSVIVAAEIISTDLSCVVDTLSNEEDDAELDLDSPTEGFSSISEAIEDIRQGKLVIVVDDESRENEGDLILAASLVTPEAMAFIVRHSTGIVCVSMKENDLERLNLPLMVSTKENEEKLCTAFTITVDAKEGTTTGVSAKDRAKTVMTLASPYSKPEDFNRPGHIFPLKYRDGGVLKRAGHTEASVDLAVLAGLPPVGVLCEIVDEDGSMARLPKLRVFAEKNNLKIVSIADLIRYRRKRDRLIERASVARLPLRWGNVRAYCYRSVIDGIEHIAMVKGEIGDGQDILVRVHSECLTGDIFGSARCDCGDQLAMSMERIEKAGRGVLVYLRGHEGRGIGLGHKLRAYNLQDDGRDTVEANEELGLPVDSREYGIGAQILRDLGVRSMKLMTNNPAKYVGLKGYGLSIVGRVPLVTPITTENQRYLETKRTKMGHVYSN; this is encoded by the exons ATGGCTTCGATTGCGCCGTCGTCTTCGTCCGTCGCCGTGCTTCGCCGCCAACC GGTGCGGTTCTTGGGAGGCAGTGATGTTTCCAAGCAGGCAAAGGGATCAGTTTCTTATTCTTTTCCCACAAATTCGAGAAATGCCAACATGAAGTCTGTGGGCTTGAAGATAGCAGCATCCTTAAAAAAGAATAGTGGACTTCCAGCTGATGGTTGCTTGGAAAATGATGACACGCTGTCGCTAAAGAGCACTTCTGTGCGAGCCCAGGACCATCCAACCACAAACTCTGTTATTGTTGCAGCAGAAATCATATCTACTGATCTGTCATGTGTCGTGGACACATTGTCAAACGAAGAAGACGATGCTGAACTTGATCTGGATAGCCCGACCGAGGGCTTCTCATCTATTTCGGAGGCTATTGAGGACATTCGACAAGGAAAA CTTGTGATTGTCGTTGATGACGAATCAAGAGAAAATGAAGGTGATCTTATATTGGCTGCTTCTTTGGTTACCCCAGAGGCTATGGCTTTCATAGTAAGGCATAGCACAGGAATTGTGTGTGTTAGCATGAAAGAAAATGATCTGGAAAGATTGAACCTTCCTTTGATGGTTTCAACAAAGGAAAATGAGGAGAAGCTATGTACTGCTTTCACCATTACTGTG GATGCTAAAGAAGGCACCACGACTGGGGTATCTGCAAAGGATAGGGCAAAGACAGTCATGACTCTTGCATCTCCTTACTCAAAGCCTGAAGATTTCAATCGGCCTGGCCATATTTTCCCTCTGAAGTACAGAGACGGGGGTGTTCTCAAACGAGCTGGACACACTGAAGCATCTGTTGATCTTGCTGTGCTGGCTGGGTTACCTCCTGTTGGAGTACTCTGTGAGATTGTGGATGAGGATGGGTCCATGGCTCGCTTACCCAAGCTGCGCGTGTTTGCTGAAAAGAATAATTTGAAGATCGTATCGATTGCTGACTTGATTAG ATATAGGAGAAAAAGAGACAGACTAATTGAACGTGCATCTGTTGCACGCTTACCTTTGAGATGGGGCAATGTCCGTGCTTACTGCTACAGATCTGTTATTGATGGGATCGAGCATATCGCAATGGTGAAA GGTGAGATTGGAGATGGTCAAGATATTCTTGTGAGGGTCCATTCCGAGTGTCTCACAGGAGACATTTTTGGATCAGCAAGATGTGATTGTGGTGACCAGCTTGCAATGTCAATGGAGAGGATTGAGAAGGCTGGAAGGGGTGTACTAGTTTATCTTCGTGGGCATGAAGGGAGGGGCATTGGTCTGGGTCACAAGCTTCGTGCTTATAACTTACAAGACGATGGACGCGACACTGTGGAGGCTAACGAGGAACTAGGACTGCCTGTGGACTCGAGGGAATATGGGATCGGTGCACAG ATATTACGCGATCTAGGAGTCCGTTCAATGAAGTTGATGACTAACAATCCTGCCAAATATGTTGGTCTGAAGGGTTACGGGTTGAGCATTGTTGGTAGGGTGCCCTTGGTAACTCCAATAACCACTGAGAATCAGAGATACTTGGAGACCAAAAGAACGAAAATGGGGCATGTATACTCCAATTGA
- the LOC119316949 gene encoding probable bifunctional riboflavin biosynthesis protein RIBA 2, chloroplastic isoform X1, which translates to MAARAGCIRSGGSGHQRHDNAQITGRRPAVPSAPQRHEQGPPPPPSAARLRLAASSGGGGEGWLGYWRRRLGLQSPPRFKIPVRFLGGSDVSKQAKGSVSYSFPTNSRNANMKSVGLKIAASLKKNSGLPADGCLENDDTLSLKSTSVRAQDHPTTNSVIVAAEIISTDLSCVVDTLSNEEDDAELDLDSPTEGFSSISEAIEDIRQGKLVIVVDDESRENEGDLILAASLVTPEAMAFIVRHSTGIVCVSMKENDLERLNLPLMVSTKENEEKLCTAFTITVDAKEGTTTGVSAKDRAKTVMTLASPYSKPEDFNRPGHIFPLKYRDGGVLKRAGHTEASVDLAVLAGLPPVGVLCEIVDEDGSMARLPKLRVFAEKNNLKIVSIADLIRYRRKRDRLIERASVARLPLRWGNVRAYCYRSVIDGIEHIAMVKGEIGDGQDILVRVHSECLTGDIFGSARCDCGDQLAMSMERIEKAGRGVLVYLRGHEGRGIGLGHKLRAYNLQDDGRDTVEANEELGLPVDSREYGIGAQILRDLGVRSMKLMTNNPAKYVGLKGYGLSIVGRVPLVTPITTENQRYLETKRTKMGHVYSN; encoded by the exons ATGGCAGCCAGAGCCGGATGCATCAGATCGGGCGGATCCGGACACCAGCGCCATGACAACGCGCAGATAACCGGGAGACGACCCGCCGTGCCGAGTGCCCCCCAGCGCCACGAGCAaggtcccccgccgccgccgtcggccgcGAGGCTTCGCCTTGCGgcgtcctccggcggcggcggagaggggtgGCTGGGAtactggcggcggcggctagggctgcAGAGTCCGCCCCGTTTTAAGATACC GGTGCGGTTCTTGGGAGGCAGTGATGTTTCCAAGCAGGCAAAGGGATCAGTTTCTTATTCTTTTCCCACAAATTCGAGAAATGCCAACATGAAGTCTGTGGGCTTGAAGATAGCAGCATCCTTAAAAAAGAATAGTGGACTTCCAGCTGATGGTTGCTTGGAAAATGATGACACGCTGTCGCTAAAGAGCACTTCTGTGCGAGCCCAGGACCATCCAACCACAAACTCTGTTATTGTTGCAGCAGAAATCATATCTACTGATCTGTCATGTGTCGTGGACACATTGTCAAACGAAGAAGACGATGCTGAACTTGATCTGGATAGCCCGACCGAGGGCTTCTCATCTATTTCGGAGGCTATTGAGGACATTCGACAAGGAAAA CTTGTGATTGTCGTTGATGACGAATCAAGAGAAAATGAAGGTGATCTTATATTGGCTGCTTCTTTGGTTACCCCAGAGGCTATGGCTTTCATAGTAAGGCATAGCACAGGAATTGTGTGTGTTAGCATGAAAGAAAATGATCTGGAAAGATTGAACCTTCCTTTGATGGTTTCAACAAAGGAAAATGAGGAGAAGCTATGTACTGCTTTCACCATTACTGTG GATGCTAAAGAAGGCACCACGACTGGGGTATCTGCAAAGGATAGGGCAAAGACAGTCATGACTCTTGCATCTCCTTACTCAAAGCCTGAAGATTTCAATCGGCCTGGCCATATTTTCCCTCTGAAGTACAGAGACGGGGGTGTTCTCAAACGAGCTGGACACACTGAAGCATCTGTTGATCTTGCTGTGCTGGCTGGGTTACCTCCTGTTGGAGTACTCTGTGAGATTGTGGATGAGGATGGGTCCATGGCTCGCTTACCCAAGCTGCGCGTGTTTGCTGAAAAGAATAATTTGAAGATCGTATCGATTGCTGACTTGATTAG ATATAGGAGAAAAAGAGACAGACTAATTGAACGTGCATCTGTTGCACGCTTACCTTTGAGATGGGGCAATGTCCGTGCTTACTGCTACAGATCTGTTATTGATGGGATCGAGCATATCGCAATGGTGAAA GGTGAGATTGGAGATGGTCAAGATATTCTTGTGAGGGTCCATTCCGAGTGTCTCACAGGAGACATTTTTGGATCAGCAAGATGTGATTGTGGTGACCAGCTTGCAATGTCAATGGAGAGGATTGAGAAGGCTGGAAGGGGTGTACTAGTTTATCTTCGTGGGCATGAAGGGAGGGGCATTGGTCTGGGTCACAAGCTTCGTGCTTATAACTTACAAGACGATGGACGCGACACTGTGGAGGCTAACGAGGAACTAGGACTGCCTGTGGACTCGAGGGAATATGGGATCGGTGCACAG ATATTACGCGATCTAGGAGTCCGTTCAATGAAGTTGATGACTAACAATCCTGCCAAATATGTTGGTCTGAAGGGTTACGGGTTGAGCATTGTTGGTAGGGTGCCCTTGGTAACTCCAATAACCACTGAGAATCAGAGATACTTGGAGACCAAAAGAACGAAAATGGGGCATGTATACTCCAATTGA